AATCTTAAACAGGTCGGACAAAGTAGAAACTACCCCGAATAACAACGAGCCGATGGTGGTGAACATTACAATTACATAGACGGCCAAAAAGGGAGCTTCCAAGCGAGTAAAAATGCCGTGATAACTTATCATCCGAATCAAAGTCAAGGTAGGCCACTGGATGCGGATCAACTTACTTACTCCCGAAAGGCCAATGCTGCCTACTACCACCAGCAGATACACGGCTGCCACCATAAAAAGGCCCAGGCTGTGACTGCGCTTGGCTTTGTGCGGCTCACTGTAAAATGGCATAAACAACGATATAACCTCAAAACCCAAAAACGATGTGGTGGCCGCTAAGGTACCGAGTCCCACTGGGCGCAAGCTGTCAAACGGAATTAGCGGCAGTAGCCGCCAAATGCTGACCCGTGCCAGCGCTGGCACTATCAACAAAAAGATGGTGCCGACCACAAAAGGCAAGAATAGCTCATGTACACGAGCCACTATTGTTATATCTTTGGTGGCCAGATGAGACCCCAGCAGTAACATCACTAAGATACCTATTTCTAGAGATACCCGCGGTAACA
The nucleotide sequence above comes from Bacillota bacterium. Encoded proteins:
- a CDS encoding endospore germination permease, producing the protein MKPNRSLVTPHQATAIVVNTIISGRLLILPRELATIAGTGSWAVLILGSMITLVIMSIYTTAGRRFQNSSLPQYAVKTLGLFVGGLLSLLFAASWLVTAALASRIFAAVIITSVLPRVSLEIGILVMLLLGSHLATKDITIVARVHELFLPFVVGTIFLLIVPALARVSIWRLLPLIPFDSLRPVGLGTLAATTSFLGFEVISLFMPFYSEPHKAKRSHSLGLFMVAAVYLLVVVGSIGLSGVSKLIRIQWPTLTLIRMISYHGIFTRLEAPFLAVYVIVMFTTIGSLLFGVVSTLSDLFKIKSRTTWPYLLVIPAYYLAIKPQNIVEVEQIARLALFIRLGVVLTVPLIVLPIAVIRGKEDRPGEREATHS